One stretch of Mycolicibacterium fallax DNA includes these proteins:
- a CDS encoding LLM class flavin-dependent oxidoreductase — translation MSTYGLSVLGADLKSLAQTAHAADAAGFDAVWASEFYSRSGSISMAAMANCTQNCRIGSSILYGVGRSPLVLATEARDLDELSNGRLVLGIGNGTKRMMSDWHGVPDTSAPALRMEELVMLLRRIWNLHEGPIHHEGRFYRMNLTPTGDVGPSSRPIPIVTAGVRPRMCEAAGRVADGLAGHPLFTTTYVEEIVRPAIARGAAHTGRDPNDVEIISMVMCAIHDDAEVARRELAQQIAFYSSVKSYETVLDVNGFASEGRTIREAFAQRDFPAMFAAVSEEMIDTMGVAGTAHEVREQLRRYDGVLDHIMLYSPSVGIAPERVQQNLDSIIRECSPASMSPGQSGPRSI, via the coding sequence ATGAGCACCTACGGCCTGTCGGTTCTCGGCGCGGATTTGAAGTCACTGGCCCAGACCGCACACGCCGCCGATGCGGCCGGGTTCGACGCCGTATGGGCCTCGGAGTTCTACTCCCGGTCGGGTTCGATCTCCATGGCCGCGATGGCCAACTGCACACAGAACTGCCGGATCGGTTCCTCCATTCTCTACGGCGTCGGCCGAAGCCCCCTGGTGCTGGCCACCGAGGCGCGTGATCTCGACGAACTCTCCAACGGACGGCTGGTGCTGGGCATCGGCAACGGCACCAAGCGGATGATGAGCGACTGGCACGGCGTGCCCGACACCTCCGCGCCCGCGCTGCGGATGGAAGAACTCGTGATGCTGCTGCGCCGGATATGGAACCTGCATGAAGGCCCGATCCATCACGAGGGTCGTTTTTACAGAATGAATCTCACGCCGACCGGCGACGTGGGACCCTCCAGCCGGCCGATCCCGATCGTCACCGCCGGTGTCCGGCCTCGGATGTGCGAGGCGGCCGGGCGGGTGGCCGACGGGCTGGCCGGACATCCCCTGTTCACCACCACCTACGTCGAGGAGATCGTCCGGCCCGCTATCGCCAGGGGTGCCGCGCACACCGGCCGCGACCCCAATGACGTGGAAATTATTTCCATGGTGATGTGCGCCATCCACGACGACGCCGAGGTCGCCAGGCGCGAACTGGCGCAGCAGATTGCGTTCTACTCCTCGGTCAAATCCTACGAGACGGTACTTGATGTGAACGGCTTCGCCAGCGAAGGCCGAACCATCCGGGAAGCATTCGCCCAGCGCGATTTCCCGGCGATGTTCGCCGCGGTGTCCGAGGAGATGATCGACACCATGGGCGTCGCGGGGACGGCACACGAGGTCCGTGAACAGCTGAGACGCTACGACGGCGTCCTCGACCACATCATGCTGTATTCACCATCGGTTGGCATCGCTCCCGAGCGCGTGCAGCAAAACCTCGACAGCATCATTCGGGAATGCTCGCCCGCCTCGATGTCGCCAGGGCAGTCCGGTCCACGTTCAATCTGA
- a CDS encoding helix-turn-helix domain-containing protein, with protein sequence MTIMEQQPTGSRVLRSPSWARAQKGLYPAPCEDGLWSSTFVEMSSSPGLRDVVAHFSGALDPCGWDQVRVEVFKSLDGQMNLPGSALWLTMPYTFIDTVLSDEQQVDETVDVLDAFERIRAELGLTQKEMFKATGINKRTFHSWAAKPPASRPRVASLGGLWELADAVDDLRSTLDQPMNRWLRADKKRASALLDGRFDDLVDLAVDRTPFPRREIGTSVYEGIAEHVETPIIRTGGPVVTENVEDGFAR encoded by the coding sequence ATGACGATCATGGAGCAGCAGCCGACCGGCTCCCGCGTGCTCCGGTCACCTTCCTGGGCCCGAGCACAAAAGGGCCTGTACCCGGCCCCTTGCGAGGACGGACTCTGGTCCAGCACGTTCGTGGAGATGAGTTCATCGCCGGGGTTGCGGGATGTCGTCGCGCATTTCTCTGGAGCCCTCGACCCGTGCGGATGGGATCAGGTTCGCGTCGAAGTTTTCAAGAGTCTCGACGGGCAGATGAACCTTCCGGGCTCGGCGCTGTGGTTGACGATGCCGTATACATTCATCGATACGGTGCTGTCCGACGAGCAACAGGTCGACGAGACGGTCGACGTTCTTGATGCCTTCGAACGAATCCGAGCCGAACTGGGCCTAACGCAGAAGGAGATGTTCAAGGCCACCGGCATCAACAAGCGCACGTTCCACTCGTGGGCGGCAAAGCCCCCCGCCAGCCGGCCCCGTGTAGCCAGCTTGGGTGGACTGTGGGAGTTGGCGGACGCCGTCGACGACCTCCGCAGCACACTGGACCAGCCGATGAACAGGTGGCTGCGTGCCGACAAGAAGCGAGCCTCCGCACTACTCGACGGCCGGTTCGACGACCTCGTTGACCTGGCTGTGGATCGGACGCCGTTCCCTCGGCGAGAGATCGGCACTTCGGTATACGAGGGGATCGCCGAACACGTCGAGACACCGATCATTCGAACCGGTGGTCCGGTGGTGACCGAGAACGTCGAGGACGGATTCGCCCGGTGA
- a CDS encoding TIGR04255 family protein, whose translation MHLYGQDSMTIDPHTLRPAEDVPLGGLPSADPTLLGNAPLEVAVIEIRYTARTDEITPEVAAAFRDDLVENTGVDFPSIQPTVQQQMRIDFGANGVAQVAAESSGWQIASADGAHVTLMPDILIMQVNRYERWRTSMKAPLTVLVESLGRLVKPSLVHRIGLRYVDRFHDSGFNSAEAWRGRIDDTLLGPVLNPVFGGSVRGAQQQVEIRLDDHHGALLRHGPVRDDSGKCVQYLLDTDVFRHSSFTFDVREVVISAERLNRTSLSLFQASVTDTYLKELREGSAK comes from the coding sequence GTGCATCTCTATGGACAGGACAGTATGACCATCGATCCACACACACTTCGCCCAGCTGAGGACGTTCCATTGGGGGGGCTGCCCTCGGCCGATCCGACCCTGCTCGGAAACGCTCCCCTCGAAGTCGCAGTGATCGAGATCCGGTATACCGCCCGTACCGACGAGATCACACCGGAGGTCGCCGCTGCTTTCCGGGACGACCTTGTGGAGAACACGGGGGTGGACTTCCCGAGCATTCAACCCACCGTTCAACAGCAGATGAGGATCGACTTCGGGGCCAACGGCGTTGCCCAGGTGGCAGCGGAGTCCAGTGGGTGGCAAATTGCTTCCGCGGACGGAGCACACGTCACGCTCATGCCCGACATCCTGATCATGCAGGTCAACCGCTACGAGCGGTGGCGTACCAGCATGAAGGCTCCGCTAACCGTTCTGGTCGAATCTCTCGGACGGTTAGTCAAGCCATCGTTGGTGCACCGCATCGGTCTGCGGTACGTCGACCGCTTCCATGACAGTGGGTTCAACTCTGCAGAGGCTTGGCGTGGCCGGATCGACGACACCCTTCTGGGCCCTGTGCTTAACCCAGTGTTCGGCGGCAGTGTTCGAGGTGCTCAACAGCAGGTGGAGATCCGGCTTGATGATCATCACGGCGCGTTGCTGCGGCATGGACCAGTTCGCGATGATTCGGGCAAGTGCGTGCAGTATCTACTCGATACGGACGTGTTCCGCCACTCCTCATTCACGTTCGACGTGCGAGAGGTCGTCATCTCAGCGGAGCGGCTGAACCGCACTTCGTTGTCACTTTTTCAGGCGTCGGTTACCGATACCTACCTGAAAGAGCTTCGAGAAGGGAGCGCGAAATGA
- a CDS encoding helix-turn-helix transcriptional regulator, which yields MDLLSAKQVSDIIGVPVGTLRYWRHCDIGPASFTLGRRVVYRRDEVLRWIAEQETATRRGGGDAA from the coding sequence ATGGATCTACTGAGCGCCAAACAGGTTTCGGACATCATCGGCGTCCCCGTTGGAACTCTCCGCTACTGGCGCCACTGCGATATCGGGCCGGCCAGTTTCACCTTGGGCCGCCGGGTCGTGTACCGGCGCGACGAGGTACTGCGATGGATCGCGGAACAAGAAACCGCGACCCGGCGGGGAGGCGGAGACGCCGCGTGA
- a CDS encoding PaaI family thioesterase → MGARHIFDGRHRGAPGIAHGGAVMTVLDDMVGMLLYVVGEMAVTRRFDTEFYAPVLLGVPYEVSAELVSKTGRKLEVRTELREETTGQLVASASGLFVVVTMAHFTSSIQKATSTPCIVRSPREGRC, encoded by the coding sequence GTGGGTGCCAGGCATATCTTCGACGGCAGACATCGCGGCGCACCCGGTATCGCACATGGCGGCGCAGTCATGACCGTACTCGACGACATGGTGGGCATGTTGCTGTACGTCGTCGGTGAGATGGCCGTCACCCGCAGGTTCGATACCGAGTTCTACGCGCCGGTGTTGCTGGGGGTCCCCTACGAGGTCAGCGCGGAGCTGGTGTCCAAGACCGGCCGGAAACTCGAAGTCCGGACAGAATTGCGCGAGGAGACTACCGGTCAGCTAGTCGCGTCCGCCTCAGGGTTATTCGTCGTCGTCACGATGGCGCACTTCACTAGTTCCATACAGAAGGCGACTTCGACACCCTGCATTGTGCGGTCACCCAGGGAGGGAAGATGCTGA